From Nocardioides faecalis:
GCTCGTGCGTTCGATCCCCGCCGTCGGCACTCCCGCCTTAGGCTGACGGGGTGCCTGAGCTTCCCGAGGTCGAAGCCCTGGCCCTCGACCTGCGAGGGCGGCTGGCGGGGCGTGCGATCACCAAGGTCCACGTGGCCGCCTTCAGCGCGCTGAAGACCTACGACCCGCCGCTCTCAGCGATCGAGGGCGCGCTGGTGGACGGGGTGCACCGGCACGGCAAGTTCCTCGACATCGAGGCCTCCGGGCTGCACCTGGTGCTCCACCTGGCCCGCGCCGGCTGGGTGCGCTGGAAGGACGAGGTGCCCGCGCTGCCACCCAAGCCGAGCAACAAGTCGCCCCTGGCGGTGCGGATCGTGCTCGACGAGGTCGACGGCGTCACCGGTGGCCTGGACATCACCGAGGCCGGCACCAAGAAGTCGCTGGCGGTGTACCTGGTGCGCGACCCGTTGGACGTGCCCCGGGTGGCGACGCTGGGCCCCGACCCGCTGGCCGACGACTTCACCCGCGAACGCCTGGCCGCG
This genomic window contains:
- a CDS encoding Fpg/Nei family DNA glycosylase, translated to MPELPEVEALALDLRGRLAGRAITKVHVAAFSALKTYDPPLSAIEGALVDGVHRHGKFLDIEASGLHLVLHLARAGWVRWKDEVPALPPKPSNKSPLAVRIVLDEVDGVTGGLDITEAGTKKSLAVYLVRDPLDVPRVATLGPDPLADDFTRERLAAILADAGRKQLKGVLRAQGTIAGIGNAYSDEILHAARMSPYKPADSLSTDELTTLYDAVRTTLGDAVARSAGLAATELKAEKKSNLAVHGRTGMPCPVCGDTVREVSFADSSLQYCPTCQTGGKPLADRRMSRLLK